A genomic region of Cannabis sativa cultivar Pink pepper isolate KNU-18-1 chromosome 1, ASM2916894v1, whole genome shotgun sequence contains the following coding sequences:
- the LOC115708196 gene encoding probable aquaporin TIP5-1 — translation MARTSLFGQSVSLNALRSYIAEFISTFFFVFVVVGSTMSSRKLLPDASSDPSSLVVVAIANAFGLGAAVFMAANISGGHVNPAVTFGKAVGGHISVPTALFYWISQMLASVFACVVLKVTIIGQHIPTYSIAEEMTGFGASIMEGVGTFTLVYTIYAAGDPRRGPLGAVGPMVIGLCAGANVLALGPFSGGSMNPASAFGSSVVAGTFKNQAAYWIGPILGATIAGLLYDNVVNANQPTATAGGSIGVEV, via the exons ATGGCTAGGACATCACTATTCGGACAATCAGTCAGTCTCAACGCCCTTCGATCATATATTGCTGAGTTCATCTCAACCTTCTTCTTTGTCTTCGTTGTTGTGGGCTCCACCATGTCATCAC GGAAATTGCTGCCAGATGCTTCTTCTGATCCATCCAGTCTGGTGGTGGTTGCAATTGCCAATGCCTTTGGCTTGGGGGCTGCTGTGTTCATGGCGGCCAATATCTCTGGCGGCCATGTGAATCCAGCAGTCACTTTTGGAAAGGCGGTTGGAGGTCACATTAGTGTTCCAACCGCTCTTTTTTATTGGATTTCTCAAATGTTGGCCTCTGTTTTTGCTTGTGTTGTTTTGAAAGTCACTATTATTGGACAG CATATTCCAACATACTCAATTGCTGAAGAAATGACTGGGTTTGGAGCCTCAATTATGGAAGGTGTGGGTACATTTACACTGGTCTACACTATCTATGCTGCGGGGGATCCTAGACGAGGCCCATTAGGTGCAGTTGGGCCTATGGTGATTGGGCTATGTGCAGGAGCCAATGTGTTGGCACTAGGCCCATTTTCAGGAGGTTCAATGAACCCAGCCTCTGCATTTGGGTCAAGCGTGGTTGCTGGGACTTTCAAGAACCAAGCAGCGTACTGGATTGGGCCCATATTGGGAGCCACGATTGCTGGGCTTTTGTACGACAATGTTGTGAACGCCAATCAACCTACAGCAACGGCAGGAGGATCAATTGGAGTTGAGGTCTAA
- the LOC115707087 gene encoding GDP-mannose transporter GONST3, with protein MPNENDEENPKAGSAQINPKASGEIQANWYNVFLQHASVYGVAAGYCLSASLLSIINKWAIMKFPYPGALTALQYFTSAFGVFICGWLKFIEHDRLELLTMWRFLPAAVIFYLSLFTNSELLLHANVDTFIVFRSVVPIFVAIGETLFLHQPWPAVKTWISLGTIFGGSVLYVLTDYQFTFMAYSWALAYLVSMSIDFVYIKHVVMTIGLNTWGLVLYNNLEALLLFPLELLIMGELKKIKHEISDETDWYSFGVILPVGLSCLFGLSISFFGFSCRRAISATGFTVLGIVNKLLTVVINFVIWDKHSTFVGTLGLLICMLGGVMYQQSTSNKPKAAVQEVKAQGTLESEEEQQKLLEMQSNSERTQTEKEATHS; from the coding sequence ATGCCTAATGAGAATGATGAGGAGAATCCTAAAGCGGGTAGTGCTCAGATAAATCCCAAAGCATCTGGTGAAATTCAAGCAAATTGGTATAATGTTTTCCTCCAACATGCTTCTGTCTATGGTGTAGCTGCTGGGTACTGCTTATCTGCGTCTTTGCTCTCTATAATTAACAAATGGGCCATCATGAAATTCCCTTATCCTGGTGCCTTAACTGCTCTGCAGTATTTCACTAGTGCTTTTGGGGTCTTCATTTGTGGGTGGCTTAAGTTCATTGAGCACGACCGACTTGAGCTCCTCACAATGTGGCGCTTTCTACCTGCTGCTGTTATATTCTATCTTTCCCTTTTCACCAATAGTGAGTTGCTCCTTCATGCCAATGTTGACACCTTCATCGTCTTCCGTTCAGTTGTGCCTATATTTGTTGCCATAGGAGAGACTCTCTTCTTACACCAACCTTGGCCCGCAGTGAAGACTTGGATCTCACTTGGTACTATCTTTGGTGGAAGCGTGCTTTATGTATTGACAGATTACCAGTTCACATTCATGGCTTATAGCTGGGCTTTAGCTTATTTGGTTAGCATGTCCATAGACTTTGTCTACATAAAACATGTGGTTATGACCATTGGTCTAAATACATGGGGGTTGGTACTGTATAACAACCTTGAGGCCCTTCTGTTGTTTCCTTTGGAATTGCTTATTATGGGTGAATTGAAAAAGATAAAGCATGAAATCTCAGATGAGACAGATTGGTATTCTTTTGGAGTGATTTTACCGGTGGGGCTTTCTTGTTTATTTGGCTTGTCAATTTCTTTCTTTGGTTTCTCTTGTAGACGGGCAATTTCTGCAACTGGTTTCACAGTTCTTGGAATAGTGAACAAGCTTTTAACAGTTGTGATCAATTTTGTAATTTGGGACAAGCATTCGACATTTGTCGGAACTTTGGGGCTTTTGATATGCATGTTAGGGGGTGTTATGTATCAACAATCTACAAGCAACAAGCCTAAGGCTGCTGTTCAAGAAGTAAAAGCACAGGGGACGCTAGAGAGCGAGGAAGAACAACAGAAGCTACTTGAAATGCAAAGCAACTCAGAAAGAACCCAAACTGAGAAGGAAGCTACTCATTCATAA
- the LOC115706562 gene encoding uncharacterized protein LOC115706562, whose protein sequence is MERPGEEIRRRRIRRAEKQKEVIVCRPRPILPPPFREVNLAAIAIDLNIRLRSADMPAVMQDRAFRCTRALLDSNSDQKKPSPTHLAMALKKEFDSRYGPAWHCIVGKSFGSFVTHSSGGFVYYSVEKLSFLLFKTQVRPVKNR, encoded by the exons ATGGAGAGACCAGGGGaagaaattagaagaagaagaatcagACGAGCAGAAAAACAAAAGGAAGTAATAGTGTGCCGCCCTCGCCCCATATTACCTCCTCCGTTCAGAGAAGTCAACTTGGCGGCAATAGCCATCGATTTGAATATACGGCTGAGATCGGCGGACATGCCGGCTGTGATGCAAGACCGTGCATTCCGGTGTACAAGAGCGTTGCTCGACTCAAATAGTGACCAGAAAAAGCCCAGTCCCACCCACTTGGCCATGGCTCTCAAGAAA GAATTTGATTCACGGTATGGTCCAGCTTGGCATTGCATCGTGGGAAAGAGCTTTGGATCGTTTGTGACTCACTCGAGTGGAGGGTTTGTATATTACTCAGTGGAGAAGCTCAGTTTTCTACTGTTTAAAACTCAAGTCCGTCCGGTTAAGAATCGTTAA
- the LOC115708278 gene encoding cell number regulator 6-like, whose amino-acid sequence MGDGTGHSRYVKLTKDQVPIEDIKPGELNQPIEVPQLNVRKCNECGQALPESFEPPADEPWTTGIFGCCEDRDSCLTGLFCPCVLFGRNVESLRDDTPWTTPCICHAVCVEGGMALAVATAILHGADPRSAFLICEGLFFAWWMCGIYTGLVRQSLQKNYHLKNSPCDPCMVHCCLHWCALCQEHREMKGRLSENSVSPMTIVNPPPVQEMKSEDETQPSAPNTSANNNGHTNLEMQAL is encoded by the exons ATGGGGGATGGGACTGGGCATTCGCGTTATGTGAAGCTGACTAAAGATCAAGTTCCGATTGAAGATATCAAACCCGGGGAGCTTAATCAGCCCATTGAGGTTCCTCag CTGAATGTTCGCAAGTGCAATGAGTGTGGACAGGCTCTCCCAGAAAGCTTTGAACCACCTGCTGATGAACCATGGACAACTGGGATCTTTGGTTGTTGCGAAGATAGAGATAGTT GTTTGACAGGACTATTTTGCCCATGTGTTCTGTTTGGTCGCAATGTCGAAAGCTTAAGAGATGATACGCCTTGGACCACCCCTTGCATTTGTCATGCTGTTTGTGTTGAAGGCGGGATGGCACTGGCAGTAGCTACTGCAATCTTACACGGTGCTGACCCGAGGTCTGCATTTCTCATTTGCGAGGGTCTATTCTTTGCTTGGTGGATGTGTGGCATATATACAGGTCTTGTTCGTCAATCATTACAGAAGAACTACCATCTTAAG AATTCGCCATGTGACCCTTGCATGGTGCACTGCTGCTTGCACTGGTGTGCCTTGTGTCAGGAGCACCGTGAGATGAAGGGGCGTCTTTCTGAGAACTCTGTGTCACCAATGACCATCGTCAATCCTCCCCCAGTTCAAGAGATGAAGTCTGAGGATGAGACTCAGCCTTCCGCACCAAACACATCTGCTAACAACAACGGCCATACCAATTTGGAAATGCAGGCTTTATAG